AGGGGGACCCGGTGGTCTACGAGATCGAGGTCTTCGAGGATGCCCTGTTCACCCTTGGGGTCGCCTCGGCCTCGGGCATCGCCGAAGGGACGGACGTCACGGCCTGGCCGGTCCCCCTCGACCTGCGGGAGAACACCCGCTACCACTGGCGCGTGCGGGCAGCCGACGGCAATCGGGCGAGCCAGTGGGCTTACGGAAGCTTCTTCGTGAACCTGGAAAACGAGGCCCCGGGTGCCTTTGCCCTGTCCTGGCCCGCGGACGGCTTTGAGGTGGACACCCTAACCCCGGCGCTTGCGGTCACCAACAGCCGCGACCCCGACGAGGACCCCCTCACCTACGCCTTCGAGGTCTACGAGGACGAGGCGCTGGCGCTGCTCGCCGCCTCGGTCTCCGGGATGGTTGAAGGAGCCGGGGGGCCCGGGGGGGGAGGGGCCACCTCCTGGACCGTGGACGCGCCCCTCGGGGACGGGGCCACCTACTGGTGGAAGGCCGTGGCCACCGACGAGCACGGCGTCTCCACCGAGTCCGCCGTAGGCTCCTTTGTGGTGAACCTCGCCAACCACGCCCCCACCGTGCCGCTCCTCGCGGCTCCGGGGGCCGGGAGCGAGGTCTCGGAGACGGCGCTCGCCCTCGTGGTTGCCAACGCTGCCGACCCCGACGCCGATCCCGATGGAGACCCCCTTACCTACACCTTCGAGCTCGACACCGTCCCCACCTTCGACAGCCCGGAGAAGCAGGCGATGGCCGGGATCCTGGAGGGTACGGGCTGGGAGCCGGGGCAGACCTCCTGGGAGGTCCCCGGGGCGCTCCGGGACGACACCCGCTACTATTGGCGGGCGAAGGCCTCCGACGAGGCTGCGGAGAGCCCGTGGACGGCGGTCGCCACCTTCTTCGTCAGCACAGCAAACGACCCGCCCTCGGCGCCTACCCTGCGAAACCCCTCCGACGGGGGAGAGGTGGGGAGCACGGCGCCGCTCCTGGTGCTCAAGGAGGCTTTGGACCCCGAGGAGGAGTCCCTCACCTACGACTACGAGCTCTACGCCGATGCCGGGCTCACGACCCGAGTTGCCGCCGCCGAAGGACAGGGCCTGGCTTGGGCGCCCCCCCAGCCCCTGGACGACGACCGGTACTACCACTGGCGCGCCCGGGCGGTGGACGCCCACGGCCTTGCGGGGGAGTGGATGGCGGCGGCGCGGTTCGTCGTCAACGAAGCCGCGTTCCTCGATCCGCCCGCGGTGGCCCTGACGCTGCCGGGCGCCGGCGGCCTCCGCACCAACCAGGCCGCAGTGGCGCTGGCCTGGACGGCCTCGAACCCGAGCGGCACGGCGCTCGTAAGCCTCTATTTCGACGAGGAAGGGGCCGGTTACGCCGGTACCCTCCTCGCAGCCGGGCTCGCCCCGGAGGCGGGCGCCTACGCCTGGGACGTCACTGAGCTTCCCGAGGGAACCTACTACGTCTACGTGGCCATCGAAGACAGCTACGGCGCCGCCAAGGCCTATGCTCCGGGTTCGGTCATCCTGGACCGGACTCCCCCGGCCACCTCGGCGTCGCCCCCGGGCGGCCTCTACGCCGCCGCCCAACTCGTGGCGCTCATCGCCGACGACGAAGAAGCGGTCATCCGCTACACCACCGGCGGCCTCCCCCCCGACGCCTCCTCCCCGGTCTACACCGGGCCCATCGCCGTGGAGAGCTCGACGGTCCTCTCCTTCTTCGCCGTCGATCCGGCCGGCAACCCGGGAGAGGTGCGCGCCGAGACCTACGTGATCGACACCGAGCCCCCGGCGGTCGCCATCGCCTCGCCGCTCCCGGGCCTCACCAGCGACCCGGCGCCGGTGCTCGCCTACTCCGCAAGCGACGGGACGGTGCGAGTGCTGGTGGACGGCATCGCGGTGGCAAAGGTCTCGGGCGACCGCCTCGACCCCCTGGCCGACGGCCCCCACACCGTGCGGGTGGAGGCCACGGACGCGGCGGGCAATGTGGGCTTTGCCGAGGTCTCCTTTGCGGTGGAGACGGCGGCTCCCACGGAGCTTTTGGTGCCCGTGCGCACCAGTCGGGGCAGCGGCCTGCCCGGCGTCAGGGTGTATGCCTTTACCGCGGCCGGTGCCTACACCGGCAAGAGCGCCACCGCCGACGCCTCGGGCGTTGCCCGGTTCGACCCCAAGCTGTTCTCCGCGGGCTCGTACAAGCTGCGCGCCGACTACCTCGGTTATCCGTTCTGGTCGGCGGTCTTTACGCTGCCGGGCACCGGCGTCGTGCCCGTCGAGATCGCCGAGGAGACGGCGGCGGTCCAGGTGACCCAGGGCGGAGCGCCTAGAGCCGGGGTCAAGGTGTACCTGTTCACCGGGGCAGGGGCGTACCTGGGCCGGTTTGCGATCACCGACGCCGATGGCATGGTGCGGTTCGACCTTCCCGCCGGGAAGGATTACAAGCTGCGCGCCGACCTGCTCGGCGGCCAGTACTGGAGCGACGTGCTCGCCGTGGGCGCGGGCGCGGCCAACGCCTTCGCGGTGGTCACGGGCGGCGGGGTACTCACGACCACGGTGGACTCGGGCGACGGCACGCCCGTCGCCGGGGCCAACGTCTACCTCTTCAGCGCGGGCGGCAGCTACCTCGGCCTGTCGAGGACCACCGACACGGCCGGGCGCGTGAGCTTCGACGTCCCGACGGCGGGCTACAAGCTGCGCTGCGATCTCCTCGGCTACCAGTTCTGGAGCGACCTCGTCACGGTCACGACCGATACGGCCATCCCCTTCCCGATCCCCCACCGGGACGTCACGGCCCGTGTCGTGGCCGACTACGCGGGCAGCCGCGAGGCCAAGCCCTACGTTCGGGTCTACCTGTTCACCGAGGCCGGGAGCTACCTCGGCCGCTACCAGGATACAAACGAGGCGGGGGAGGTCACCTTCCGGCTGCCGGAGCGGGCCTACAAGCTGCGGGCGGACGTGCTTGCCTTCCAGTACTGGAGCGAGCCCTTCTCCTGGACCGACCCCACCCTCGTCATCCCCGAGGGCACCGCCGAGGTGCGCGTGACCCAGGCGGAACAACCCCTGGCGGGAGTGAAGGTCTACGCCTTCACCGCGGCGGGCGCCTACCTGAGCCTGCACGGGGTGACCCTGGCGGACGGCACCGCGAGCTTTCGCCTGCCGGCCCAAACCTACCGGTTCCGTGCCGACCACCAGGGCAGCCAGTACTGGAGCGCAGACACCGCCTTGCTCCCGGACCAGGTGAACTCCGTACCGGTCCTCACCGGGGGCGGGGCGTTCACCCTGCGGGTGACCGATCTGGCGGGCACGCCCCTGGTCGGCCTGCCCTGCTACCTCTTCGGCGCGGCCGGGAGCTACCTGGGGGAGAGCCGCACCACCACCAGCGCCGGGGAGGCCGGCTTCGACCTGGCAGACGGCACCTACCGGTTCCGGGTCGACCACAAGGGGTACTCCTTCTGGACCGACCCCGCCGCGGTCACCGCCGCCGGGCCCTTCGACCAGGGCCTGGTCATCGACCAGCGCGCAACCACCGCCGCGGTGCAGCGCGATTACGGCGGGGCCCTCGTCCCGGCGCAGGCCATCCCCGTGTACCTCTTTACCGAGGCGGGGGCCTACCTGGGCGAGCGCCGGACCACGAACGCAGCCGGGCAGGCGGTCTTCGAGCTGCCGGATCGCAGCTACCAGGTGCGGGCCGACTACCTCTCGGGCCAGTTCTGGTCCGCCCCGTTCACCGCCGCCGATCCGGTCATCACCATCGCCGAGGGCCAGGCCGAGGTCGCGGTGACCCAGGCGGGCAGCCCCGTGGCGGGGGTGAAGGTCTACGCCTTCAACGCCGGAGGGACGTATCTGGTTCTGAACGAGACCACCGACGCAGAAGGCAAGGTCTACTTCTGGCTGCCCGAGGGCACCTACGGGTTCCGGGCCGACGTGCAGGGGAGCCAGTACTTTGCCAACGCCACCCTGGTGCCGCACCAGGTCAACTCGGTGCAACTCTCCACCGGCGGCGGCCCCTTCCAACTGGTCTTGGATGACGCCAGCGGCCCCCTGGCCGGGGTGCGGGTGTACGCCTTCACGGCGTCCGGCGCCTACCTGGGGCTCTACGGCACCACCGACGCCGCCGGCACGGTGGCGTTCACCCTGTCGGACGGGAGCTACCGGTTCCGCGCCGACTACCTGGGGTATCCGTTCTGGTCCGGACCCCACGACGTCCCGCACCAGAGCTCGGCGCTCTTTCCCATCCCGCACCAGGAAGTGACGGTGACCGTGGAGGGGCAGGACCCGGCCCCGTTCCCACTGGCGGGGATCCGAACCTATCTCTTCACGGAAGGGGGCGCCTACTTGAACCGGCACGCCGACACGGACGCCGCCGGGCAGGTACGGCTGCGCCTGCCGGAGCAGAGCTACCAGGTGCGGGCCGACTATCTGGGCTACTCCTTCTGGTCCGAGCCCTTCACCGGGGTCGATCCGACGGTGATCGTCGAGCACGGCACGGCGGCCGTGCGCGTTACCCGGGGCGGTGCCGAACTGGCCGGCGCACGGGTCTACCTGTTCACCGCGGCCGGTGCGTACCAGGGCCGGTTCGAGACCACCGACGCCGCCGGGACGGCCACCTTCCGGCTGCCCGACCGGGGGTACAAGCTTCGGGTGGATATCGACGGCACCCAGACCTGGAGCGAGGTGGTTGAGATACTGGGCGGGGTGACGAACCCGGTGGCGGTGGACGTGGCGGCCCCCTAGCGGCAGAACTACCGCCACCGTCAGCCCGAGCACAGAGCCCGACGGGGACGATGGCCCATGGGATGATCCAAGGGCCGGGGTCTGCCCAGCCGGGCCCAACCACTTCGATCTGCTGGTGCGATCGGGGAAGCTCCCCTAGAGTTTGCCGCGACCTAGACGTCCCCCAAGGAGCCGTAGGGCCGTGCTTTACTTCGGTGCCCTCGGTTGCTACACTCCGGCGCTCCGCGCTTTTCCCCCCGAGGCACTCTTCTCTTGGTCTCCCCGGGATGAACGGCGGAACCTCGATGAGCCGCCCGATTCGTGTGTGGCTCTTCCGGGGCGTCTGTGGGCCCTGCGCAGCATCGTGAGGGCTCGACAGGGGTGTCGGCTGTGCTCCAAAGCGGCTGAGTTCCCGCGCGCCGGACGCAGGTGTTCTTTCCATGGGAAGGGCGGTCTGGCGTGGCGGGCGAGGCAAGACGGGATGTCTCGGCGGAGGTCTTCGTGTCCGTCCAGGGAACGGGTGACGCATGGGCGAGATGAACGCGAGCCGGGGGTTCTCCGAGCGCAAGCGGCGATCCTACCTCTGGGGAGGAACGGGACTTCTGGCGCTCGGTGCCGGCTTGACCCTGCTGAATCTCGTGACGTCCGTGCCGGACTACCAGAAGGTGAGCTGGCTGCTCGTGGGGTTTTTCCTCGTCTCCGGCACACTGGGAGTCGGGGTAGCGAAGGGCGCTCTGCCCCGGACCGGGAAGCTTGCGGAGTACGGCGAGGCCCTGGTGGTGGCCATCCTCCTGGCGATCCTCATCCGGGGCACTCTCGTGCAGGCCTTCAAGATCCCGTCCGGGTCCATGCTGCCCACCCTCCAGATCGGGGATCACCTGCTGGTCTCCAAGTTCCTCTACGGCATCCGCATTCCGTACACGGAAAACCGGGTCCTCGGGATTCGTGAGCCCCGCCATGGCGATATCGTCGTCTTCGCCTACCCGGAGGATGACTCCAAGGATTTCATCAAGCGCATCGTCGCGGTGCCCGGCGACCGCCTGGAGGTGCGAAACAAGAAGATCTGGATCAACGGGGAACCCCTGGACGATCCCTGGGGAGTCTACCGAGACCCCTCCATCTATCCCTCGGGCAATGAGGGCGGCAAGCGAGACAACTTCGGTCCGGTCCTGGTGCCGCCCAACGCCTACTTCACCATGGGGGACAACCGCGACCACAGCTACGACAGCCGTTTCTGGGGGTTCGTGGAGGACGCGCGCATCAAGGGCAAGGCCTTCATCCTCTACTGGTCCTGGGACTCCGAGCGTACCCGGCCCCGCTTCGAGCGGCTGGGAAGCCTGATCCGCTGACACGGGGGCGCCCCGAGGAACGCAAGGGAAGGCCGTCCATTCAGCTTCCAGGCCGACGGTGATGCACGAGCCGATCGAAAAATGTCGGGGGTTCCAAAAGCACCCATTGACACACGGCGGGGGGCCAGGGTATAAGCTGCCTTCCTTTCGGCGGGGGGGGAGAAGGGTTGGGAGGGAGCCGAAAGGGGGTTGACAGGGTTTGGGGGGATGGGTAGAGTTAGCGCTTGTCCGCCGGAGCCGGGGCAGCCCGGTTTCGGGTTGGTCTTTGAAAACCGAATAGCGAAGAGGCAAGCACGACAAAGGTCGTGCGACCGCGTACGACGGGATCGAGCGACGCTCCAAGGAATCAATTGGAGAGTTTGATCCTGGCTCAGAACGAACGCTGGCGGCGTGCTTAACACATGCAAGTCGAGCGCGAAAGGGGGCTTCGGCCCTCGAGTAGAGCGGCAGACGGGTGAGTAACACGTGGGCAACCTGCCCCTGGGTGCGGGATAACCACTCGAAAGGGTGGCTAATACCGCATAAGACCACGGCTTTTCGGAGCTGAGGTCAAAGGCTTTGGCCGCCTGGGGAGGGGCCCGCGGCCGATTAGCTAGTTGGTGAGGTAACGGCTCACCAAGGCGACGATCGGTAGCTGGTCTGAGAGGATGATCAGCCACACTGGTACTGAGACACGGACCAGACTCCTACGGGAGGCAGCAGTGGGGAATATTGCGCAATGGGCGAAAGCCTGACGCAGCAACGCCGCGTGGGTGATGAAGGCCTTCGGGTCGTAAAGCCCTGTCAGGTGGGAAGAACCCTCCTCGCAAGGGGAGCTGACGGTACCACCAAAGGAAGCACCGGCTAACTCCGTGCCAGCAGCCGCGGTAATACGGAGGGTGCAAGCGTTGTTCGGAATTACTGGGCGTAAAGGGCGCGTAGGCGGCCAGGAAAGTCCGGTGTGAAAGCCCGGGGCTTAACCCCGGAAGTGCATTGGAAACTTTCTGGCTTGAGTTCGGAAGAGGAGGGCAGAATTCCCGGTGTAGGAGTGAAATCCGTAGATATCGGGAGGAAAACCAGTGGCGAAGGCGGCCCTCTGGGACGAAACTGACGCTGAGGCGCGAAAGCGTGGGGAGCAAACAGGATTAGAGACCCTGGTAGTCCACGCCGTAAACGATGGATGCTGGGTGTGGGGGTCATTTAGGATCTCCGTGCCGAAGCTAACGCATTAAGCATCCCGCCTGGGGAGTACGGTCGCAAGACTAAAACTCAAAGGAATTGACGGGGGCCCGCACAAGCGGTGGAGTATGTGGTTTAATTCGACGCAACGCGCAGAACCTTACCTGGGTTTGACATCCCGCGCCTGCCGTGGAAACACGGAGTTCCCTTCGGGGACGCGGAGACAGGTGCTGCATGGCTGTCGTCAGCTCGTGTCGTGAGATGTTGGGTTAAGTCCCGCAACGAGCGCAACCCCTGTCCCATGTTGCCAACGGGTCAAGCCGGGCACTCTTGGGAGACCGCCGGCGTCAAGCCGGAGGAAGGTGGGGATGACGTCAAGTCCTCATGGCCCTTATACCCAGGGCTACACACGTACTACAATGGCCGGTACAGAGGGTCGCGAACCCGCGAGGGGGAGCCAATCTCGCAAAGCCGGTCCCAGTTCGGATTGGAGTCTGCAACTCGACTCCATGAAGGCGGAATCGCTAGTAATCGCGGATCAGCATGCCGCGGTGAATGCGTACCCGGGCCTTGTACACACCGCCCGTCACACCATGAGAGTCGTTTGTACCAGAAGTGCGTGGGCTAACCCGCAAGGGAGGCAGCGTACCAAGGTATGGACGGTAATTGGGGTGAAGTCGTAACAAGGTAGCCGTTCCGGAAGGAGC
This sequence is a window from Thermodesulfobacteriota bacterium. Protein-coding genes within it:
- the lepB gene encoding signal peptidase I codes for the protein MGEMNASRGFSERKRRSYLWGGTGLLALGAGLTLLNLVTSVPDYQKVSWLLVGFFLVSGTLGVGVAKGALPRTGKLAEYGEALVVAILLAILIRGTLVQAFKIPSGSMLPTLQIGDHLLVSKFLYGIRIPYTENRVLGIREPRHGDIVVFAYPEDDSKDFIKRIVAVPGDRLEVRNKKIWINGEPLDDPWGVYRDPSIYPSGNEGGKRDNFGPVLVPPNAYFTMGDNRDHSYDSRFWGFVEDARIKGKAFILYWSWDSERTRPRFERLGSLIR
- a CDS encoding chitobiase/beta-hexosaminidase C-terminal domain-containing protein, with protein sequence MVYEIEVFEDALFTLGVASASGIAEGTDVTAWPVPLDLRENTRYHWRVRAADGNRASQWAYGSFFVNLENEAPGAFALSWPADGFEVDTLTPALAVTNSRDPDEDPLTYAFEVYEDEALALLAASVSGMVEGAGGPGGGGATSWTVDAPLGDGATYWWKAVATDEHGVSTESAVGSFVVNLANHAPTVPLLAAPGAGSEVSETALALVVANAADPDADPDGDPLTYTFELDTVPTFDSPEKQAMAGILEGTGWEPGQTSWEVPGALRDDTRYYWRAKASDEAAESPWTAVATFFVSTANDPPSAPTLRNPSDGGEVGSTAPLLVLKEALDPEEESLTYDYELYADAGLTTRVAAAEGQGLAWAPPQPLDDDRYYHWRARAVDAHGLAGEWMAAARFVVNEAAFLDPPAVALTLPGAGGLRTNQAAVALAWTASNPSGTALVSLYFDEEGAGYAGTLLAAGLAPEAGAYAWDVTELPEGTYYVYVAIEDSYGAAKAYAPGSVILDRTPPATSASPPGGLYAAAQLVALIADDEEAVIRYTTGGLPPDASSPVYTGPIAVESSTVLSFFAVDPAGNPGEVRAETYVIDTEPPAVAIASPLPGLTSDPAPVLAYSASDGTVRVLVDGIAVAKVSGDRLDPLADGPHTVRVEATDAAGNVGFAEVSFAVETAAPTELLVPVRTSRGSGLPGVRVYAFTAAGAYTGKSATADASGVARFDPKLFSAGSYKLRADYLGYPFWSAVFTLPGTGVVPVEIAEETAAVQVTQGGAPRAGVKVYLFTGAGAYLGRFAITDADGMVRFDLPAGKDYKLRADLLGGQYWSDVLAVGAGAANAFAVVTGGGVLTTTVDSGDGTPVAGANVYLFSAGGSYLGLSRTTDTAGRVSFDVPTAGYKLRCDLLGYQFWSDLVTVTTDTAIPFPIPHRDVTARVVADYAGSREAKPYVRVYLFTEAGSYLGRYQDTNEAGEVTFRLPERAYKLRADVLAFQYWSEPFSWTDPTLVIPEGTAEVRVTQAEQPLAGVKVYAFTAAGAYLSLHGVTLADGTASFRLPAQTYRFRADHQGSQYWSADTALLPDQVNSVPVLTGGGAFTLRVTDLAGTPLVGLPCYLFGAAGSYLGESRTTTSAGEAGFDLADGTYRFRVDHKGYSFWTDPAAVTAAGPFDQGLVIDQRATTAAVQRDYGGALVPAQAIPVYLFTEAGAYLGERRTTNAAGQAVFELPDRSYQVRADYLSGQFWSAPFTAADPVITIAEGQAEVAVTQAGSPVAGVKVYAFNAGGTYLVLNETTDAEGKVYFWLPEGTYGFRADVQGSQYFANATLVPHQVNSVQLSTGGGPFQLVLDDASGPLAGVRVYAFTASGAYLGLYGTTDAAGTVAFTLSDGSYRFRADYLGYPFWSGPHDVPHQSSALFPIPHQEVTVTVEGQDPAPFPLAGIRTYLFTEGGAYLNRHADTDAAGQVRLRLPEQSYQVRADYLGYSFWSEPFTGVDPTVIVEHGTAAVRVTRGGAELAGARVYLFTAAGAYQGRFETTDAAGTATFRLPDRGYKLRVDIDGTQTWSEVVEILGGVTNPVAVDVAAP